Proteins from a genomic interval of Deinococcus aestuarii:
- a CDS encoding LacI family DNA-binding transcriptional regulator, producing MSRATIKDVASEAGVSFKTVSYVLNGGDKVSDKTRAAVLRAVKALDYQPHRAARAMRLGQAFSIALVAYGNEDKPPYGNLADPAVAVIVAAMAATAEANGYSLSLTNFTNADLSAYRRGLAQGQFDGGIFIPFASNAAALSPFVASPLVVIDQPDLPAGVPVICVDYRSGVRQAVEHLHSRGRRRIGFVGGPRDLEAYHNTERYGGYFDGLAACGLARDPALVVAADYSFEGARRVFNALMAASPDAVVAASDRMAIGVLREARARGLRVPEDLAVVGFDDLEITQYVDPPLTTVHHPLTELGQRSTEMILARLAGTLPEDAERVTLPTHLVLRGSS from the coding sequence TTGAGTCGCGCGACGATCAAGGACGTGGCTTCTGAGGCGGGTGTGAGCTTCAAGACGGTTTCGTACGTTCTGAACGGCGGCGACAAGGTGAGCGACAAGACCCGGGCGGCGGTGCTGCGGGCGGTGAAGGCGCTGGACTACCAGCCGCATCGGGCGGCCCGCGCCATGCGGCTGGGGCAGGCCTTTTCCATCGCGCTGGTCGCCTACGGCAACGAGGACAAGCCCCCTTACGGCAACCTCGCCGACCCGGCGGTCGCCGTGATCGTCGCGGCGATGGCGGCCACCGCCGAGGCCAACGGGTACAGCCTCAGCCTGACGAACTTCACGAACGCGGACCTCTCGGCCTACCGGCGCGGCCTCGCGCAGGGCCAGTTCGACGGGGGCATCTTCATCCCCTTCGCCAGCAACGCCGCCGCGCTTTCTCCCTTCGTCGCCTCCCCGCTCGTGGTGATCGACCAGCCCGACCTGCCCGCCGGGGTCCCCGTGATCTGCGTGGACTACCGCTCGGGGGTCCGGCAGGCCGTCGAGCACCTGCACTCCCGCGGACGGCGCCGGATCGGCTTCGTGGGCGGCCCGCGCGACCTGGAGGCCTACCACAACACCGAGCGGTACGGGGGCTACTTCGACGGCCTCGCCGCGTGCGGACTGGCCCGGGACCCCGCCCTCGTCGTCGCGGCGGACTACTCCTTCGAGGGGGCGCGGCGGGTGTTCAACGCCCTCATGGCAGCTTCCCCCGATGCCGTCGTTGCCGCCTCCGACCGGATGGCGATTGGCGTTCTCCGGGAGGCCCGCGCCCGCGGCCTGCGGGTGCCGGAGGACCTCGCCGTCGTGGGTTTCGACGACCTGGAAATCACCCAGTACGTGGACCCGCCCCTCACCACCGTCCACCACCCCCTCACCGAACTCGGCCAGCGCTCGACCGAGATGATCCTCGCTCGGCTCGCCGGAACCCTTCCAGAGGACGCCGAGCGGGTCACCCTGCCCACCCACCTCGTCCTCCGAGGTTCGAGCTAG